The following nucleotide sequence is from Coffea eugenioides isolate CCC68of chromosome 3, Ceug_1.0, whole genome shotgun sequence.
TTATAAAGACTCAGCTTGAGATTTTCCACGAAACAATAAACTCCACTTCTTAGATCCAACAAATAGTGCGTCTGGTTCATCTCATTCAAAATTTCATACTTTTGTTCATGTATGCTCCAGCAATTCTTAAGAATGTCACTGACTCCAGGGAAAGTTCGTATTATGTCACATGAAAATCACAGTACAGTCGAAATAATTTCCAATAGAATAGAGGAGGTTACAGTACCTATTAATCAGCATCAGCAAAATATTCCCTTAAAAAAAACTAATCAGTAGTTTACGTGTTTATTTTTTCTGAATTATCAGATAAAAATATTTTACTGACTTATCAGAATCAGGTCAAACAACTTAGTTGTGCACTTGAATCAGGTTTTTTGTAACCCATCCAACAAGAAAGATGCACTGAAATATTATCCCGCTCACATCATCTCTCTACAcctcagtcaactttgaatgtTTGCTCTAAAAGATGTCACGTCATAAGAAacgactaaaaaaaaaaaaaagatggttAGTTGAATTAATCACCATACCTATCAGAGTAGTCAAAGCACGTATAGTCATCGTGAACTATTTGCAGTTTCAAATCAGGTTGCCAGGACAGTATCTTCAAAcatgtttgaaaagaaaaaaagataagaCAAGTGCACCCCAACTTAAGGTTATTCTGTATataagacaagagatacctttacTACTAGTTGCTGATATACGACTTCTGGGAAATAAGCCAAGGTTGTACCACTATCAATTATTGCCCCTTTTGTATCTCCAACAGTGAATACCTCCGTAGGAAGACTTAGCATAACATGACCGACTTCAATTGCTGTCATGTTGACATTGTAATGCGACCTTACATTTTTCCATGGTAAAGTACACGTTTGGTTAACAGAAGAGGAATAAAAGGCCAATTTTATGTTTCAAAACTACAACCTAAAATATGATATTATAAACACATCAGACAGAAGGCAAACAGCAAGACACGCTAAACTGGTCATGAGCTGCTTCTACTTGAGATCacaattaaacaaaattttcccCAGTAATGAAACATTTTAGATCCAAAGTCTTGTATGCACATTCAACAAATTTGTATGTAAGATGCCTGCAAAATCTGTAATTTGGATACAATAACTGGATAGTTTAAGAACGTCAATACATGAAGAAGCATATTCCATACTTTGATATTTATGGATACATGTTTCCAGATTTGACACCACTGCATCTACTGACTGTAAAAATATCTGCTTAAGTTATTTATCTCCATAGATAAGCTGATAGATTCTCCACACAAGAACCAACAGCAAAATCAGCAAACAAGACAAAGATGAGTTGTCTCAATCCAAAGATAGTTTTCAATCATACAAGTCATCTGCTACATCGTTTCATAGAACATGACAAAAGAAAGTACCACATGTAAGAGAAGCAATGCATGGAAATCCATTTGTACTGTTAAATTCCATAAAAAAGCACACATTTAGATCTGTTCTCCTAAATGTTAGCTTGCAAGGGCACCAGATTTTCTAGTTACCAACTTATAATAATGTCAACCAAGAATAAGGTTATATGCCTGGTTTCTGCTGGCATCACTTCTCAGAAaaccaaaaatcaaaaactttTCACACATTAATGTAGATACATAAATCAATACAGACCATCCAAACTCCAATTTTCAAAGTAAAAAGATGTAAAAGTAATCAAACTGAAATTTCAATCAAGGGTGAACCAGATATGCAGGCTAAATAACCAAGGTAAAACCCCAATTTAGTAATCCAAAGAACATAAGAAAACATTTTTCCAATTGATTAATTCAGAGGATTATAAAATGTTCCTGAACATTACAAGCAAATTGAACATATCAAATACTGCCACATCAAATTAATTGTAATTGTAAAACCCTTTCTCTTGATCTACCAATCTAATGATAAAAAAGGCCAAACCAACTATTCAACTTTGTTAAACATGATCGAGCAAGCAGTGCCTCACAAAAGAACATACCGAGCAAACCACATAAATTATCATTCAGAAATCTGAAAAGTGAAAGTAATTAAGTTCATAGGAAAGATCCCACATACTGGTTTGGTACTAAAGCTGTCATGTTAACTTTTGGTTGAACAACATGTCCTATGGCAAAAATTCCACCACCATTTACACCATCTAAACAATGGGCAAACATATTTTTCACCCTTCCCGCTGATGCAAGCTGTGAAATCAAGGATGAATTTGCCTTTCCAAAACCAAGTACACCATCAAGGGCATCATCAGATGAACTAAGATCAGCTGATGGTCCAGCACCACACCTGCCAAATAAGCAGAATTTGGTAATTGACAGGAAGAAACAAGCTATCCATCACCAATTGCAAAAGCCAAACCATTAATCCAGTAAACCATCTTCTACGATTAAAACTAATGCACAAGAATACATAAGACAAATTTGCAGCCCCAAGATatctaaaaagtgaaaaactgACACAGAATTCTTGTCTAACTTCTGCAATGCAATGCAAGAATAGATAAAGAAAGAAATACAAAGTATCTCTTCAGTCACCTAACACTTTTTCCACAGAGAATATTGGTATTATTGCAAAACAAACCTTACATACCCATGATATGCATGCAAAGACCCATTTTCagaaaaataaacaactaagtgAATAAGATCAGAAAGAATTTCCCAAAATTTTGGTTTGCTTGAGATTATGATCATCAATGAAATGAAGAATCCAGCACTAAAAGCTTGTACCACAACCAAGCAACTTGACTTGATGCGTACTCTAGAATTGATTTAGCTCTAGTAACACTGAACTTGAAATTCTGCTAAACCCATCTCATTTTTATAAAGGTTAATGGACTTGCTTTGGACCACTGTACCAGGTTTTGGCACATTATAATATCATAACCTGCCTGCAGCAACATAAAGAAACTGCATAAGCAGCTCTACTCAAACCTTCCAGAGATCAAAATTAAATCTGAGTGTGCAATATGCAAGGGATGATTATCCCATGGCATGGGCAGCTCGGAAGTTGTCGAACGCCAAGCTACCACAAAATTTAACTAATTGTCACCTAAACTAAGAGTTACACAATGATGGGCATGGAAAGCAACAACGCATCTTGAATGGTTGACCATGTTGGCGGACAAAATTTTGTGAGTGGGATAAGGCatctttttgtcaaaaattcatcaaagaAGCTGGAGATTAGCTTAAAAGACCAGGGATTCTTAACAGTTGCCTGAGACTTTCAGCTACTACTTCACCAATAAACTATAGAAGAAAAGATTAttctttatatatttttttagcTATTGGGGTAGTGGATAATGCAACAGTTTATAGTCACAGCACTATCTTAGTAGGGGCTACATGTTCAGTTTCCAATCAAATCCATAGAATGTAGACACTCCCAAGCAAACCTAACCTTGGAGTTGAAAGAAACATATAGAAGCTCGTTGTCTTCTTTGATGCTTAATATAATTTTGACCTGCACAGACTTCACGTATCTGTGTGAATAACTGGAAAATCGAACAAGAACAGATCGGAAAATAAGTCATATAATTCTATATTTATAAGTTGAACATCCACCAATATTGAACTATAAAGCCAACATTTAATTCTACAACTAATGTCAGCTGTATAATCAGATCACTGGGGCACAGAATGTATTTTGGCATACAGAGCATTGTAAGATTATAATTGAAAAATTGAAGTCAGCTCCTTCATGGAAATGAAACATGTATTTTCTAAAGGGACTTTCTTAGAAAGTTTTGAGTCGGGCAAACAGAATTACTACAAACACACATCGGTGACTTTTTATATCAATATCATGTTACAAATATCCAGAGATTTCCTACTTTTACACTCCCTGATACAACATCAACTCATTTTGTAAGTCAACAGATTCTGTCTACAGGTACGATATGACAAATCTTCATGCTGAACGGACCATCTTTCAAATAGAGATATCATATCCAGGTTGAAGTTGTCACTGTGCATGGAACCTCTTTAAATGATTTGATTAGTAATCCATACTGGGGTAGCTACTTTGCACTCAAAATCCCTCCATCAAAATAATCTCAAACAACCAGAAATTGTCATTCTAAGCAGAAGAATGAGAAATTATGCATCTTAGCCAATTTGCTGGTCCATAACAAGTATTAAGGGGCTTAAAACATTTCTAAATGATCAAAAGCTTTTAGTTGAAAACTTAAATAGCACTTGCATCCATTTATCTTTCAAAATCAATACTGCCCACCAATATCAGTCTTATTAAACTTCTACCTGAATGACTTCACTTCTCCAATCACTTTCGGCTTTTAACAATGAACCACCATCCAACCTTCCATATTAGAATCCACAATCTGCTCAGCAGAAATATCAGATTCCGAAATCCATTACAAAACAAGGATTTGCACAGCTCTCCCATCAAGAACGTATTTTCACAACGTGTACAATAAAGTTCTCATATTTTAACATGCAATACTTCTAGAGAATCTAAAAAACCAACTTTCTTCTGCATCTCAAAGTTGCTATACATGTACATGTTATAGAGTTGAATTTCTACCCACAATAATTGAAGTTTCTATGGCATTCTGTTACTAGTGCATTAGAAAATTATCAGTGATGGGGCTACACTTAATGGATCCCCATGCCTGATCTGAATATAATTGTCATAGACCATAAACTCCTTTTTGAAGTTATTGAAATTCCCAAATCTTTCTTTTCCATTATTATGttttaaattttcctttttgacCATACAAACATGACAATCAACAACATTCAAGACCTTTTCTAGAACTCGCAATACatataaagaaaataggcataatttcttctcatttttccccaaaaaaaaaaaaaaaactcaaaagcaCAATGAGCTTTTGATAAATCATCGGCAAGATCCAACTTACGTTTACTGATCAAAAATATTACGTTGAATTCTCTAAAGTAATGCACCTTTATCCACCCTTGTGTACAAAATCACACCGAGAGATGATCATATTACATGCAGAAATTCCTGTCTCGGCTATGCCCACCACACCTCCACTACCCTGGTCTTCCCTCCTCTTCTCTCCTTCCTTGTAAGAACTTGGTCAACAACCACCAGCAGTAACATATACTCGAATACTAGGTTCAAAGTAAAAACCTACCACCATCTTCCAGCATATCATATGAAGTCTTCTAAAAACATAAGCAGGTGCTCAAGGACTTGAGGCTCAGCATCATGTGTGATATGTACCAGCCACTTATGATAACAAAAGCGGACGAAGCATACATCTCAAAATCCAAGTGAACATACAACTGTGCATGAGGACACATATTGCATTTCCATTGTGGAAACAAATTTAACACATCCTCAAAAAGTTGATTTTGAAGGtcaattttgagaaattcacaTTGTCCTACTAATAGTAGAACTAAAAGAATTCCAAAAACCTCCATCAAAGAAATCATTTATTCTGGATCTGGACATTCATGGAATACAAGGTTTTCTTGTATTCACAACCCTACTATAATGAGTGAATCCATATAATTTAATCTTTATAACCCTTAACAAAAACAGAGCTAGTTATCCTCATACAACTACAGATTCTTAAGCACTTATGCAACTACCAACAGTAGATATCATAACACAAGGATTGCACCTCTATAACATTTTTCTGTTACACTAGTTCAAGTACAAATGCCTTGATGCACAAGGGTTTAAAATACTTAAAATAGGGCATCCTCAATGACCTTTCACAACTCCACATGCCAAGGTTTCCACCTAAACCACAAGACTGCCATCCAAGGCAACTTCTTGAATCAGATTTAACCATTTGCAAAATTAGATAGAGAAACCATACATCAGCTTCTCCCGAAATCAACTTCTAAAATTAGTTGGTTACTGTTAATATTAATTCTTTTGTAATCCTTCCTTCCTCTTTTTAATTCTTCCAGTTTTCCTTATCTGCTGCCATTCTCTTGAATTCCTTCTTGTCCATTGATTATTGCCTCCCAATTTGGGTGGAAAGGGCACCCAAAATCTCTTCTAATAGGAAGAGTACCATAAAGCTCATTAAAAAAAACACTAGGATGATACCTGGGTTAGACCCAAAAACCATTTCCTACAATTGATTCTCTTTGAAATGTGTATCGCTTACAAGGAGCAAGATGCAAATGCTAAGTCATGAATAACAACAGTTACCAAGAAATCCACACTCATAAAGCAGCAAGTTCATGATACAATTACACGAGCAGAAAATAAACTAACCCGAATATGACACTTCCGTTTGCTGATTGAGTTTGAAGATCACCAGAAACCCGATCATACTGAACGAAATCCTCAACAAAGTATCCCATGCTAAAACTCCCATCCCCATAAACTTCAGTATATAGACAAGTCTCATTAGAGGTACACCCCGAGGATGAATCGCGCATGATCTCCTTACAAAATTCCCATTCACAAGTAATCAGTTGTCCGGTAAGAGAATCCTTTGGATTGTATTGGGTTAATTCGAGCTGCCAAAGCAGAACAAATTTAAAACCATGTCACcaatatacaaaaaattttgttcTAGGAAAAGGTGCGTGGAAAAGGTGCGTGGGCGTTGATTACGATATGGCACTTGAGAAAGCCTAAAATGAGAGACATACACCACGATAGCCTCTGGTAGGACATTGTTGGCAATTAATGCAATTAACCCACATGATGTCACTCCCAGTATCCACTTGCACATAGTAATCTTTTGAAGGTGTCCCAATCCCTATTTTTGCATAGTACAGCCTACATTcaagaaatcagaaattaaGCTCCAATACAAAATAATAGTAAGAAGAAATAAAATGCGAACATCTCTGAAGTCATCTAATCACCTTCCATCTTAGATGCAGTTCAAAAttatccttttttatttttggcaaGTGGAACAGCAAAATCCAACATTAGGTAGACTCGTTCAGGTTGACTGATAAAGGGGGAAAAAAGGTGCAAACCCCCTTCCATGAGTCCATCAGTCAAACAGAGAATTCATGTCCAAAATGTATGAATTTAATTGTCATCAATTTCCAATGGAACAGAGTCATCTTTTTTATTCATGCCCGATAAATGATTCTAAATTACCCAACTCAGCCACAAGATTTTCACTTATGTGCCGAAAAGCTGCATATTTGAAATGCTATAAGCGCTAGTAAAATTTTCAACCAAGCTATCCCATTCtattcaaaatgaaaatttaccaATGCTCAAATCACAATACATGCTAGCACAAATTTGTTTGCCTCGGCACTCCTAGAAGACTTCCAGAACTGAATTACACTAAAGAAATTATTATCAGTAACGACTGCACAACCAGTCAAGCATAAAGAACAACTCTTCATTCACCTCAGTATTTGTCTATCCATTCAAAAATATACTACTACCACAAAATTAGTCACACATATACATTTACCGGGGAAAGGAACTTTGACGCAAATCTTAATTAGCTACAGTGGTACAAAGACAACTACAGAGAGTACAAAAAGCATCCCTACAACATTTCATTTGCCTGTTCTAATACTTGTACGTTATGCTCAGAGTCTCATACCTTATCGAACAGTACAACCGTTTAAAGCATGATTTTCGCTTTGATTATTTAATTAGCAGAAAAAATCATGGAGAAAGAGAAACACAGAGATAGATGATGTCAACAAACCCGACAGCATCAGGGCGGCCGGTGCCACCAATGGGCAAGTCAACGCCGGCGATAATTTGGAGGTGGCGGATGCTATCGTGCTCCCTAAGAGCGCTGAGAGACCTCTCCGTGCCGGCGAACTTGTAATCCACCTGGAATACTCCACCGCCGTTTACTTTCGTACTaatcaaattcaaaaaattaactaaaaacaATAAGCAAAAAATACTACTGCTGTTATTTCTTCCCATTTTTTCTACTCTTTCTGCTTCCGCCGCAGGGGCGGCGGCGGCAATAGCAGCGCGGTTGTTCATTGAGAAGACGGCGGATTGTTGGTGGTTTAGtaattttgcttttttttttttccttttggagtgtgtttttcctttttatttttttcagttACTAACTATTTGTTATTCAATTGGTTATTGAGATAATGAGATGGGGAGTTTTATTGGTAATTAGTGGCTGGAAAGCCTGGAATGAAGTGGATGTATTTCAAAATTGACCTTTTGGTCTACTTTGCAAGTCTTCGTGTTTATCCAATCAAATCCCATCTTAAATGTTGAAAAGATTAATTACATATATTGCTCTTCATGTTTGGTTAAATTGTGAATCACACACCACATGATACATTGATACTCACAATTTTGTTTCCTTGCATTTAGTGCTGTTAATCGATTCAAACAACTCGAAAACTCAATAAAGTTTGGTTGCTAAGACTCGAACTTGACTTATTAATTTCAATAAACgagttgaatttgagctagataaGTACTAGAATGTCAGGAATTAAACCCTTCTTCTTACAAAAATGCTCTTGGACTAGAGTCAGGAGATGATGATTATAGCTAAAAATGAACCAAGAAAAGAATAGaaccagaaaaggaaaaagaagagaagaaaaaagagagaaattgCAAGGAGAATATAGAGAACCAAAATCATCTTCTTGCATGCCTTTTTTCTTACGAAAGGTGGTTACATTTATATGCTTACAGTTTCTATTGTTCTCATTCTCATCATAACTGAATTATTTTACTATTACTACTAAAATTATGTTACAAAAAGTTTTTGTTACAAGGACTATTATTGCAATTAACTAATTACCTTCAAGTCCTTAAATTCTTGACAATACTTCCCCTAAGAAATCAGTCTTGTCCCTAAGACAGTAAGACTGGAATGAGTATTGCCCTCTTCagtattttttttggttgcatCATACATTCATCTTGATCACTAAACATAGGTAAATGTGGGGATATTGTTTGGGTAGGACCAATCTTCCTTTAAAAGTAGTGAAACATGGAATATCGGGtgcaatttagcccctattggTAACTTGAATCTAAATGCGACCTCTCTAACATTCTCTAATATTTCAAAAAGCCTACAGTATTTAGCAGACAGCTTCAAACTCCTCCTTATAGCCATTGTTTGCTATCTATAAGGTTGCAATTTAAGGAACACCATATCACCAACTTCAAAGGATCTCTCACTCCTATGTCAATTAGCAAAGAATTTTATCCCTTACTGGGCTCTAGAAAGGTGTTCCTTAATGTTCTGGGTCAATCTAACCTTTTCCTAGATCATATGAGCAGCTGCTGGAACAAGTGAGTCTTGATAAGGTTGCAATGGTATGTGATTAGGTTGATAGCCATTTAGTTGCTTCAAAAGGTGTAGCATGTAGTGAGGAGTGATATGTTGTATTGTACCACCATTCCGCTAGTGGTAACCATTTAAATCATCTGGTGGGGTGGTCACCTATCATACGTCTTAAGAAGTTTTCTACACATTGATTGAGCCTTTCAAACTATCCATCTATCTGGGGGTGAAAAGATGAACTAAAATGTAGAAATACTCCCAAAAGCTTGAAAATTTTCTATCAGAATTGACTGATAGATAACTAGTCTCTGTTCGTGACTGTAGAGATTGGCAAATCATGCAATATGTAAATGCCATTTGGGAACTGCTGTGCCACCTGAGATGCATCAAAGGGATGTTTGAGTGCAGAAAAAATGTTCATATTTGGTAAAACAGTCAATGATCACTAAAATAGTATCATAGCCATTTGAAATACGCAACTTTTccacaaaatccatggtaatatgAGCCCAAGCCTACTCTGATATGGGTAGATTATGAAATAATCCAGGATAAGCCACATGTTCAAATTTAAACCTCTGGCATATATCACACGATCTAACGTATTGTATCACATCTTTTCGCATGCCTTTCCAATAAAAGATGGATTGGAGCCTATGAAAACTACCTCTTTCACTAGAATGACCCTGCACTCCTGAGTCATGAATACTCGTAATCAGTTGTTTCCTAATGTCATTAGCTGATCCTACCAATAGTTTCCATTTATAGTTGAGCAAACCATCAACCAGCTCATAGTTTGCAAGAGAACCAGGGTCTAGAAATAATTGTGAGATGAGATTTTGACAGTTAATATCCTCTTCATAACTCTTATACAACTCGTCCATCCATTTTGGTTTCACAACTGAAATAGCCGAACATGAATTGTTCTGTTCTTGTTCCTGTTCATGGTTATCAAGCACACTTCTAGACAAAGCATTTGCTGTAGAATTTTCGCAGCCTTTTTTGTACTGTATCTTATAGTTAAGACCAACTAGCTCAGTGAGCCATTTGTGTTGCAAAGGAGTAGTTAATTTCTATTCTAGTAGGTATTTGAGGGACTAGTGGTTACTCTTGATAACAAAGTGATGTCCAATGaggtaatgtctccactttttaaCTGCTAATACTAATACTAGCAGCTACTTTTCATATACTGATAGTTCCAGATTCTTTCCTGACAGAGCTCTACTGAGATATGCAATGGGGTGTGATTCTTGCTGTAACATTGCCCCAATTCCACCACTGCTAGCACCAAACTCTAGAACAGATGGAATTTTGAAGTCACGAAGCGTTGACATAGGTGCAGAGCACATAACCTATTTTAATGTTTCAAAAGCACACTACGCCTCCTTATTCCAGCCAAAAGCATCCTTTTCGAGAACTTCAGTGAGTGCATATTATTCCATAATTTCTGATGAACCTTCTGTAGTACCCAGTCAACCCAAGAAACCCTATGAGTGTTTTGATTGAACCTGGTGTAGGCCACTCTGCTATGTCCTTCACTTTATTCATGTCCATGCTTACCCTTTTTGCAGACATTACATGGCCCAAATAATCCACTTGCCTCTGAGCCAACAAACATTTTGAGGCTTTTGCATAGAGTTGATTGGTTCTTAAGATTTTCAAATCTACCTTAAGGTGTTCCTGATGCTCTTCCAAAGTTTTACTATAAACTAGCATATCATCAATATGAGAACAAACTTCCTAAAATAAGAGTGAAAAACCTAACTTATTCATGCTTGGAAGGTTGCAAGAGCATTTGTCAAGCCAAAAGGTATGACTAGAAACTCATAATGCCTTTCATGGGTCTGAAAACCAGTTTTAAATGTATTATTTAATTTCACTCTAAGTTGATGGTACCCTACACACAAACCTAAGTTGGAATATTATTCTGCTCCACCCAATTCATCTAGTTGTTCTTCAATATTTGGTATAGGAAACTTATCCTTAATTGTCAGATGATTCAAATGTCAACCTCCAGGTGCCATTCTTCTTTTTGGCCAACAAAACTAGTGAAGCAAAGAGACTAGCGTTGTACAAAATTGGGAAACAAAGGGAATAGAGTTGTGCTTNNNNNNNNNNNNNNNNNNNNNNNNNNNNNNNNNNNNNNNNNNNNNNNNNNNNNNNNNNNNNNNNNNNNNNNNNNNNNNNNNNNNNNNNNNNNNNNNNNNNNNNNNNNNNNNNNNNNNNNNNNNNNNNNNNNNNNNNNNNNNNNNNNNNNNNNNNNNNNNNNNNNNNNNNNNNNNNNNNNNNNNNNNNNNNNNNNNNNNNNNNNNNNNNNNNNNNNNNNNNNNNNNNNNNNNNNNNNNNNNNNNNNNNNNNNNNNNNNNNNNNNNNNNNNNNNNNNNNNNNNNNNNNNNNNNNNNNNNNNNNNNNNNNNNNNNNNNNNNNNNNNNNNNNNNNNNNNNNNNNNNNNNNNNNNNNNNNNNNNNNNNNNNNNNNNNNNNNNNNNNNNNNNNNNNNNNNNNNNNNNNNNNNNNNNNNNNNNNNNNNNNNNNNNNNNNNNNNNNNNNNNNNNNNNNNNNNNNNNNNNNNNNNNNNNNNNNNNNNNNNNNNNNNNNNNNNNNNNNNNNNNNNNNNNNNNNNNNNNNNNNNNNNNNNNNNNNNNNNNNNNNNNNNNNNNNNNNNNNNNNNNNNNNNNNNNNNNNNNNNNNNNNNNNNNNNNNNNNNNNNNNNNNNNNNNNNNNNNNNNNNNNNNNNNNNNNNNNNNNNNNNNNNNNNNNNNNNNNNNNNNNNNNNNNNNNNNNNNNNNNNNNNNNNNNNNNNNNNNNNNNNNNNNNNNNNNNNNNNNNNNNNNNNNNNNNNNNNNNNNNNNNNNNNNNNNNNNNNNNNNNNNNNNNNNNNNNNNNNNNNNNNNNNNNNNNNNNNNNNNNNNNNNNNNNNNNNNNNNNNNNNNNNNNNNNNNNNNNNNNNNNNNNNNNNNNNNNNNNNNNNNNNNNNNNNNNNNNNNNNNNNNNNNNNNNNNNNNNNNNNNNNNNNNNNNNNNNNNNNNNNNNNNNNNNNNNNNNNNNNNNNNNNNNNNNNNNNNNNNNNNNNNNNNNNNNNNNNNNNNNNNNNNNNNNNNNNNNNNNNCATTGATTAAGTCATGATGACCGAGTCAATCATGAAACATTTGAAAGATATTGATAGAGGACAAGatggggaaaaaaagagaattgaAGAAGGGGAAGCATTAGCAATGAACGTGATGGGTTGAGTGAGACAGGGATGTGGAACAGAAATTGGACTTACAAGACTAGTTAGGGCAAAGTTTGACTTTAAATATATTGTCAGgtgataaaaattaaattacatGATATTCGAATTGAATTTTGCTCGGTAATGATccacttgaaaagaaataatacTTCAATAAAGGCTAAAAAATGAAGTAAATTACTTGATAATCGAATTAAGATTGGCTTGGCAAAAGctaatttgaacttgatttcgctaactgacaggtgccgaacctgtgcaataataaatacctactcgagaaaaatacagattttgtatatagcggtgagtagggtcgaattcacagggactggggataattcgtttcttctagagtccaaagtatggggggtttttggattaaatactaactaaataaattaactgcaggaaataattga
It contains:
- the LOC113764546 gene encoding aspartic proteinase-like protein 2; translation: MNNRAAIAAAAPAAEAERVEKMGRNNSSSIFCLLFLVNFLNLISTKVNGGGVFQVDYKFAGTERSLSALREHDSIRHLQIIAGVDLPIGGTGRPDAVGLYYAKIGIGTPSKDYYVQVDTGSDIMWVNCINCQQCPTRGYRGLELTQYNPKDSLTGQLITCEWEFCKEIMRDSSSGCTSNETCLYTEVYGDGSFSMGYFVEDFVQYDRVSGDLQTQSANGSVIFGCGAGPSADLSSSDDALDGVLGFGKANSSLISQLASAGRVKNMFAHCLDGVNGGGIFAIGHVVQPKVNMTALVPNQSHYNVNMTAIEVGHVMLSLPTEVFTVGDTKGAIIDSGTTLAYFPEVVYQQLVVKILSWQPDLKLQIVHDDYTCFDYSDSVDDGFPPVTFHFGNSLNLTVYPHDYLFPFDGLMCVGWQNSGVLSGEKTNITLLGDLVLSNKLVLYDLENQTIGWTTYNCSSSIKLKDEITGSVHLVGAHSIPSCAFSQSAQKAFIFLLLMTLLQAIFTGL